One genomic region from Sciurus carolinensis chromosome 2, mSciCar1.2, whole genome shotgun sequence encodes:
- the Syndig1l gene encoding synapse differentiation-inducing gene protein 1-like has protein sequence MESLSELQNPLLPGSPAHLCSSYPYAEAPPSWSYQEKLYSYLLGGADPAHTHQLLDPGSLQLAVEAWYRPSCLLGRDKVKEPRAGSCETSFTEAKEPQAGPTEQCTEPGQDEEDVTIHTVSYGVQEELQGQEDSQEEEESEATSTESESEDNFLTLPPRDHLGLTLFSMLCCFWPLGIAAFYFSQGTTKAISKGDFRLASTTSRRALFLATLSIAVGAGLYVAVVVALAAYMSQNGHG, from the exons ATGGAGAGCCTGAGTGAACTACAGAACCCACTGctgcctgggagccctgcccacCTCTGCAGCTCCTATCCCTACGCAGAGGCCCCGCCCAGCTGGTCCTACCAGGAGAAGCTCTACTCCTACCTCCTGGGGGGTGCTGACCCTGCTCACACACACCAACTCCTGGACCCAGGGTCCCTGCAGCTGGCTGTAGAGGCCTGGTATCGGCCCAGCTGCCTCCTGGGGAGGGACAAGGTCAAGGAGCCCAGGGCAGGAAGTTGTGAGACCAGCTTCACAGAGGCCAAGGAGCCCCAGGCAGGGCCCACAGAGCAGTGCACGGAACCTGGCCAAGATGAAGAGGATGTCACCATCCACACTGTGTCCTATGGGGTTCAAGAGGAGCTGCAGGGCCAGGAGGacagccaggaggaggaggag AGTGAGGCGACCTCCACGGAGAGTGAAAGTGAAGACAACTTCCTCACGCTGCCTCCCAGGGACCACCTGGGTCTCACTCTCTTCTCCATGCTCTGCTGCTTCTGGCCACTGGGCATTGCTGCCTTCTATTTCTCCCAAGGG ACCACCAAGGCCATCTCCAAAGGGGACTTCCGCCTGGCCAGCACCACCTCCCGCCGGGCCCTATTCCTGGCCACGCTCTCCATTGCAGTGGGGGCTGGTCTCTATGTGGCTGTGGTGGTGGCTCTGGCAGCTTACATGTCCCAGAATGGCCATGGTTAG